Proteins from a genomic interval of Trichoderma breve strain T069 chromosome 2, whole genome shotgun sequence:
- a CDS encoding endoplasmic reticulum-based factor for assembly of v-ATPase domain-containing protein: protein MVLLTMTPSVVDALKLLGEQRKDDEPGDDGRQNQPENESSTEPAVGNPISHSEIINLYKKLGASQSLPPKYSLEQLLQGSRVYIPPPPPKPEPSEEYKALMARLRREEDARAYERMINPPPPLETFQHRFPNAAQAFAEANRPSNSEDLGDDEVTYNEIHRQVMLIINFLVSIAGVAVTLWIAGRWWSLSSRIFLSLGGSILVAIAEVAVYSSYVWRMGEAKSKQGAVKEIKEVVQTWIVGQGEGDDKSVLLESKDEGDEQVRRRIPTTQAENADS, encoded by the exons ATGGTGCTCTTGACGATGACGCCGTCCGTTGTGGACGCGCTGAAACTGCTGGGCGAGCAGCgcaaagacgacgagccTGGCGACGACGGGAGACAGAATCAGCCCGAAAACGAATCATCGACAGAGCCAGCAGTGGGCAATCCCATCTCCCACAGCGAGATAATCAACCTTTACAAGAAGCTCGGTGCTTCACAGTCATTACCGCCCAAATACAGCCTGGAGCAGCTACTCCAGGGATCTCGCGTCTATAttccccctcctccaccaaagCCTGAACCG TCTGAAGAATACAAGGCCCTCATGGCCCGTCTTCGccgcgaagaagatgctcggGCCTACGAACGCATGATTAACCCACCGCCTCCGCTCGAGACTTTCCAGCATCGATTCCCCAATGCCGCCCAAGCCTTTGCCGAAGCCAACAGGCCCTCCAACTCGGAAGATcttggcgacgacgaggttACATACAATGAGATTCATCGCCAAGTGATGTTGATAATCAATTTTCTCGTCAGCATTGCTGGAGTCGCGGTGACACTCTGGATTGCCGGCCGCTGGTGGAGCCTCTCGTCTCGAATATTCCTGTCCCTTGGCGGGAGCATACTGGTTGCAATCGCAGAAGTAGCCGTTTATTCAAGCTACGTGTGGAGGATGGGCGAGGCGAAGAGCAAACAGGGCGCAGTGAAAGAGATTAAGGAAGTTGTGCAGACGTGGATTGTGGGACAAGGGGAGGGCGACGACAAGAGCGTCTTGCTGGAAAGCAAAGACGAAGGGGACGAGCAAGTCAGGAGAAGAATCCCGACAACCCAAGCGGAGAATGCAGACTCATGA
- a CDS encoding polyprenyl synthetase domain-containing protein produces MRLRAGASAALRDAGRVGASTCLVCHRPMMASSAAWRVLSIQQAGIHSSSNRSSAWAAAVQVATNVVGNVAKRAAKDSMTIDPLRTVAKEMKFLTGNIRKLLGSGHPALDRVAKYYTQAEGKHVRPLIVLLMSRATHLCPKSPRDVAPETSRGIDTSISPMQILSDVNPMTSSTSYESEAAESANLDILPSQRRLAEITELIHTASLLHDDVIDHSVSRRGAPSANLEFGNKMAVLAGDFLLGRASVALARLRNAEVVELLATVIANLVEGEFMQLKNTERDERSPKWSEETLSYYLQKTYLKTASLISKSCRASALLGNADQHTVEAAYSYGRNLGLAFQLVDDMLDYTRSGQDLGKPAGADLELGLATAPLLFAWKQMPELGALVGRKFAQEGDVQRARQLVLQSDGIEQTRALAYDYSERAVAAIADFPDSEAKDGLIEMAHKTIQRQK; encoded by the exons ATGAGGCTCCGAGCGGGAGCTTCGGCGGCTCTTCGCGATGCCGGCCGAGTGGGAGCGTCAACATGCCTCGTCTGCCACCGGCCCATGATGGCATCCAGCGCTGCCTGGAGGGTTTTGTCCATCCAGCAGGCGGGGATTCACTCGAGCTCGAACCGGAGCTCTGCGTGGGCTGCCGCCGTTCAGGTGGCTACAAACGTGGTGGGCAATGTTGCAAAACGAGCGGCCAAAGACTCCATGACGATTGATCCGCTGCGAACCGTggccaaggagatgaagTTTTTGACGGGCAACATCCGCAAGCTGCTGGGATCAGGTCACCCAGCCCTCGATCGAGTTGCCAAATATTATACGCAGGCTGAGGGCAAGCATGTGCGGCCACTCATTGTGTTGCTCATGTCACGAGCCACACATCTGTGTCCCAAGAGCCCGCGGGACGTAGCTCCCGAGACGTCGAGGGGCATCGACACGTCAATATCCCCCATGCAGATCCTAAGCGACGTCAACCCAATGACAAGCTCGACGTCGTATGAAAGCGAAGCGGCCGAGTCGGCAAATCTCGACATTCTCCCAAGCCAGAGACGGTTGGCGGAAATCACAGAGCTGATCCACACGGCATCTCTGCTACACGATGATGTCATTGATCACTCTGTGTCGAGACGAGGTGCACCGTCGGCCAATCTGGAATTTGGCAACAAGATGGCTGTTTTGGCTGGAGATTTCCTCCTGGGCAGGGCATCCGTTGCGCTGGCACGACTACGCAACGCCGAGGTGgtggagctgctggccacGGTTATCGCCAACCTTGTTGAGGGGGAGTTCATGCAGCTCAAGAACACAGAGCGCGACGAGCGCAGCCCCAAGTGGTCCGAGGAGACTTTAAGCTACTACCTGCAAAAGACATATCTCAAAACCGCCAGCTTGATTTCCAAGTCCTGCCGAGCGTCGGCGCTTCTCGGCAACGCGGATCAGCACACGGTCGAGGCCGCCTACTCGTATGGACGGAACCTGGGCCTTGCATTCCAACTGGTGGACGACATGCTGGATTACACCCGAAGCGGGCAAGACTTGGGCAAACCTGCAGGAGCAGATTTGGAGTTGGGACTGGCCACGGCACCGCTGCTGTTTGCCTGGAAGCAGATGCCGGAGCTTGGAGCCCTCGTTGGGCGCAAGTTTGCCCAAGAGGGAGACGTCCAGAGG GCTCGCCAATTGGTCCTCCAGAGCGACGGCATCGAGCAGACCCGAGCTCTCGCTTACGACTACTCCGAGAGGGCggttgctgccattgccgacTTCCCCGACagcgaggccaaggatggcCTCATTGAAATGGCTCACAAGACGATCCAGCGCCAAAAGTAA
- a CDS encoding amidohydrolase family domain-containing protein, with protein MTVTHTSNVGPLTVLVSTRAVLTLPDNSLILSPATICISPELGRIVSILPEILPASAFPPSATYVDHSPKLLLPGLVDAHVHLNEPGRTEWEGFWTGTRAAASGGVTTVIDMPLNAIPPTTTLQGFEEKLKASRGQCWVDVGFYGGVIPGNADQLKPLVEAGVRGFKGFLIESGVDEFPAVSAKDVALAMETLKHEPTTLMFHAEMIPPIADSVGDAVLTSDPPAAPKGELTAYSTFLESRPPSFETYAIEEILAHAHIAPSLHLHIVHLSATQAIPILKAARQRGVNITAETCFHYLGLSAEEIEKGDTRHKCCPPIREANNRDGLWEELVADDSCIRTVVSDHSPCTPQLKLLPDHLERPAIPHSDSGLDVNSHKDLPPTKTVARGDFFAAWGGISSVGLGLPILHTAAKQRSETSKAPTIVDMVRLCCQATAEQVGLSHRKGALKVGMDADICVFDDTHVWTFTQGDMRWKNRCSPWQGHKFTGRVMETWLRGRKVFDLEAPGDGFLAAKPFGESITEKRTL; from the coding sequence ATGACCGTCACGCACACCTCCAACGTCGGGCCGCTCACCGTCCTGGTTTCGACTCGGGCCGTCCTCACACTTCCAGACAACTCTCTTATCCTCTCTCCGGCGACCATATGCATATCTCCCGAGCTTGGCAGAATCGTCTCCATTCTGCCCGAGATCCTTCCCGCCTCGGCCTTCCCTCCCAGCGCTACCTATGTAGACCACTCTCCCAAGCTGTTGCTTCCGGGCCTTGTGGATGCTCATGTCCACCTGAATGAGCCTGGCCGAACAGAGTGGGAGGGATTCTGGACTGGAACCCGAGCAGCGGCAAGCGGTGGCGTCACCACCGTTATCGACATGCCGTTGAATGCCATCCCGCCGACGACTACTCTTCAGGGATTcgaagagaagctcaaggccagCCGCGGCCAGTGCTGGGTAGACGTAGGCTTTTACGGCGGTGTCATTCCCGGGAACGCAGACCAGCTGAAACCCCTCGTAGAGGCTGGTGTTAGAGGATTCAAGGGCTTCCTCATTGAATCCGGCGTCGACGAGTTCCCTGCTGTATCCGCCAAAGATGTGGCATTGGCCATGGAGACGCTCAAGCATGAACCGACCACTCTGATGTTCCATGCTGAGATGATCCCTCCCATTGCCGATTctgttggtgatgccgtcCTGACGTCTGATCCTCCTGCGGCTCCCAAAGGCGAATTGACTGCCTACAGCACATTTCTCGAATCGCGCCCCCCTTCTTTCGAGACCTATGCCATCGAGGAAATCCTTGCACATGCCCACATCGCTCCCTCGCTACACCTCCATATTGTCCACCTGTCGGCGACGCAAGCGATTCCGATTCTCAAGGCAGCTCGCCAGAGGGGAGTCAACATCACCGCCGAGACTTGCTTCCATTATCTGGGGCTATCagctgaagagattgaaaaggGTGACACGAGGCACAAGTGCTGCCCTCCCATTCGTGAGGCCAACAACCGAGACGGCCTTTGGGAGGAACTGGTGGCCGACGACTCGTGCATTCGTACCGTCGTCTCTGACCACTCACCTTGTACACCTCAGCTGAAACTGCTGCCCGACCACCTCGAGAGACCTGCGATTCCTCATTCAGATTCGGGTCTTGATGTCAACAGCCACAAGGACCTGCCACCAACCAAAACCGTTGCCCGCGGTGATTTCTTCGCCGCTTGGGGTGGCATCTCGTccgtcggcctcggcctgCCTATTCTGCATACCGCTGCCAAGCAGCGCTCCGAGACATCCAAGGCACCGACCATCGTCGACATGGTCCGCCTCTGTTGTCAAGCAACCGCCGAGCAGGTCGGTCTTTCTCACCGCAAAGGTGCTCTCAAGGTCGGAATGGACGCCGACATTTGCGTCTTCGACGATACGCACGTCTGGACTTTTACTCAGGGCGACATGCGCTGGAAGAACCGCTGTTCACCCTGGCAAGGCCACAAATTCACCGGTCGGGTCATGGAGACGTGGCTTCGTGGCCGCAAGGTGTTTGATCTGGAGGCTCCCGGCGACGGCTTTCTCGCTGCCAAGCCTTTTGGCGAGTCCATCACCGAGAAGAGAACTTTGTAA